The Halosimplex litoreum genome has a window encoding:
- a CDS encoding HEAT repeat domain-containing protein produces the protein MTDEESAPLEGVDTGSEALDDEDRAQIREALTSETNIRRNEAAQALSQLAERDPSTVRPFVDDLLPLLDDDRNAVAQQAGTALLGVAREFPEDLADSVPAVFGLIEREFNSLELLGTQIVVQVVLNEPEAVTPHLDRIAAVLDGRSPAYETTEGIDMVDDEEARQTMLEHDKQEHQLLVQSQGRLANVVTAAAEGDPETAADHLDALVGLFDTPDVTVVGAAIDAVSEIAQADPDAAAEAYDALVACLNHTNDTVRARAIRALGYLGDDRAVGPLEDRARVETDDDVADLAEETAAFLDDA, from the coding sequence ATGACCGACGAGGAATCCGCACCGCTGGAGGGGGTCGACACCGGGTCCGAAGCACTCGACGACGAAGACCGCGCCCAGATTCGGGAGGCGCTCACATCGGAGACGAACATCAGGCGAAACGAGGCCGCCCAGGCGCTGTCGCAACTCGCCGAACGGGACCCGTCGACGGTACGCCCGTTCGTCGACGACCTGCTCCCGCTGCTCGACGACGACCGCAACGCGGTCGCACAGCAGGCCGGGACCGCGCTGCTGGGTGTCGCCCGAGAGTTCCCCGAGGACCTCGCCGACTCGGTGCCCGCGGTCTTCGGATTGATCGAGCGGGAGTTCAACTCGCTGGAACTGCTGGGGACGCAGATCGTCGTCCAGGTCGTGTTGAACGAGCCCGAGGCGGTGACACCGCACCTCGACCGCATCGCCGCGGTGCTCGACGGGCGCTCGCCCGCCTACGAGACCACCGAGGGGATCGACATGGTCGACGACGAGGAGGCCCGCCAGACCATGCTCGAACACGACAAGCAGGAACACCAGTTGCTGGTCCAGTCACAGGGCCGACTCGCCAACGTGGTCACGGCCGCCGCCGAGGGCGACCCGGAGACCGCCGCCGACCACCTCGACGCGCTCGTCGGACTGTTCGACACGCCGGACGTGACGGTCGTCGGCGCGGCCATCGACGCCGTCTCCGAGATCGCCCAGGCCGACCCCGACGCGGCCGCCGAGGCCTACGACGCGCTGGTCGCCTGTCTCAACCACACCAACGACACCGTTCGGGCCCGCGCCATCCGCGCCCTCGGCTACCTGGGTGACGACCGCGCTGTCGGACCGCTCGAGGACCGCGCTCGCGTGGAGACCGACGACGACGTCGCCGACCTCGCCGAGGAGACCGCCGCGTTCCTCGACGACGCCTGA
- a CDS encoding glycoside hydrolase family 3 N-terminal domain-containing protein translates to MQSSDADPEYQRPDLPVSRRVSDLLDRMTVEEKAGQLVGTWAGQMHRAVDVEEVKDLVREQHLGCAAPFGWAGSTGTEVDEIVDIVNDLQAVATEETRLGIPLFFNVDAVHGHAYVAGSAVFPNGLGAAATWDPELVEAGARVTATEVAATGAHQNYGPTCDVGRDPRWGRVFETFGESPRLVTEMAAAKVRGYQGEGIEADDTVVATAKHFPAYSEPERGEDAAPVDVSEYKLRNTFVPPFEAALAEGVESVMPCYNSINGEPVHGSERWLTDLLRSDLGFDGTIVSDWGGVRHLTDDHKTAADLREATYDARTAGLDVASVGNDLEVEELVDLVESGDLAESVLDSSVERVLERKFRMGLFEDPYVEKDEALETVGSDDHQAAALETAREAMTLLKNDDCLPLSGDEDVFVGGPNADDLVSQVGGWSVEDEDHVDGTTIVEEIRAHVDGDVTHEQGATHNETLDVDAAAEQAAEADVAVLALGEGWYLHEFGAGDPRTETGEFPTRERLALGEAQQELVEAVAETGTPVVGVLVTGRPLAVEHLDERAAAVLMAYFPGTMGGKAVAETLVGENDPSGRLAVTVPRSGTQVDLHHDHLHQPRPIGDHEHPDSYDPLYEFGHGLSYTEFETGDLSVDEDVVGPGETVELDVTVENVGDRRGTEVVQAYSTTESKTLVMPERRLQAFERVELDAGESASVALEVPVENLGVYAPGDGHRVEAGDYDLVVDGESLTVTVDGDYL, encoded by the coding sequence ATGCAATCCAGCGACGCGGATCCCGAGTATCAGCGCCCGGATCTCCCGGTATCGCGGCGGGTCTCGGATCTGCTCGATCGCATGACGGTCGAAGAGAAGGCCGGTCAGCTAGTCGGAACGTGGGCCGGGCAGATGCACCGAGCGGTCGACGTCGAGGAAGTCAAAGATCTGGTGCGCGAGCAGCACCTCGGCTGTGCGGCGCCCTTTGGCTGGGCCGGGTCGACGGGGACGGAAGTCGACGAGATCGTCGACATCGTCAACGACCTCCAGGCGGTCGCGACCGAGGAGACGCGGCTCGGGATCCCCCTCTTTTTCAACGTCGACGCGGTCCACGGCCACGCATACGTCGCCGGATCGGCGGTGTTCCCGAACGGGCTGGGTGCGGCGGCGACGTGGGACCCCGAGCTGGTCGAGGCCGGTGCGCGCGTCACCGCGACGGAAGTGGCGGCGACCGGTGCCCACCAGAACTACGGCCCGACCTGCGACGTGGGTCGGGACCCCCGCTGGGGGCGCGTCTTCGAGACCTTCGGCGAGAGCCCACGGCTGGTCACCGAGATGGCCGCCGCGAAGGTTCGGGGCTACCAGGGCGAGGGGATCGAGGCCGACGACACCGTCGTCGCGACGGCGAAACACTTCCCGGCCTACAGCGAGCCCGAACGCGGCGAGGACGCCGCGCCGGTCGACGTCTCGGAGTACAAACTCCGCAACACGTTCGTCCCGCCGTTCGAAGCGGCGCTCGCCGAGGGCGTCGAGTCGGTGATGCCGTGTTACAACTCCATCAACGGCGAACCCGTCCACGGCTCCGAACGCTGGCTCACGGACCTGCTCCGGAGCGATCTCGGTTTCGACGGCACCATCGTCTCGGACTGGGGCGGTGTCCGCCACCTCACCGACGACCACAAGACCGCCGCGGATCTCCGCGAGGCGACTTACGACGCCCGGACGGCGGGCCTCGACGTGGCCTCGGTCGGCAACGACCTCGAAGTCGAGGAGCTGGTCGACCTGGTCGAGTCGGGCGACCTGGCCGAGTCGGTGCTCGATTCGAGCGTCGAGCGCGTGCTCGAACGCAAGTTCCGGATGGGGCTGTTCGAGGACCCCTACGTCGAGAAAGACGAAGCCCTGGAGACGGTCGGGTCCGACGACCACCAGGCGGCCGCCCTAGAGACAGCCCGCGAGGCGATGACGCTGCTGAAAAACGACGATTGCCTCCCGCTCTCGGGCGACGAGGACGTGTTCGTCGGCGGGCCCAACGCCGACGACCTGGTGAGCCAGGTCGGCGGCTGGTCGGTCGAGGACGAGGACCACGTCGACGGGACGACGATCGTCGAGGAGATCCGCGCGCACGTCGACGGTGACGTGACCCACGAGCAGGGGGCCACTCACAACGAGACGCTGGACGTGGACGCCGCGGCCGAGCAGGCCGCCGAGGCCGACGTGGCCGTGCTCGCGCTCGGTGAAGGGTGGTACCTCCACGAGTTCGGTGCGGGCGACCCCCGCACCGAGACGGGCGAGTTCCCCACGCGCGAGCGACTCGCGCTGGGCGAGGCTCAGCAGGAACTCGTCGAAGCGGTCGCCGAGACGGGCACGCCCGTCGTCGGCGTCCTCGTCACCGGCCGCCCGCTTGCCGTCGAGCATCTCGACGAGCGGGCCGCGGCCGTCCTGATGGCCTACTTCCCCGGCACGATGGGTGGGAAAGCCGTCGCCGAGACGCTGGTGGGCGAGAACGACCCCAGTGGCCGGCTGGCGGTGACCGTCCCCCGCTCGGGGACGCAGGTCGACCTCCATCACGACCACCTCCACCAGCCCCGTCCGATCGGCGACCACGAGCATCCCGATTCCTACGACCCCCTCTACGAGTTCGGCCACGGACTCTCGTACACCGAGTTCGAGACGGGTGACCTTTCGGTCGACGAGGACGTCGTCGGCCCGGGCGAGACGGTCGAACTCGACGTCACGGTCGAGAACGTCGGTGACCGTCGCGGGACCGAGGTGGTCCAGGCGTACAGCACGACCGAATCGAAGACGCTCGTGATGCCCGAGCGGCGCCTCCAGGCGTTCGAGCGGGTCGAGTTGGACGCCGGCGAGTCCGCGAGTGTCGCCCTCGAAGTCCCCGTCGAGAATCTGGGCGTCTACGCGCCCGGTGACGGCCACCGTGTCGAGGCCGGCGACTACGACCTCGTGGTCGACGGCGAGTCCCTCACGGTGACCGTCGACGGCGACTACCTCTAG
- a CDS encoding DUF7282 domain-containing protein encodes MSGTASRRVAVVLALALALTTPLAVATVGAHGDHVAADSQVTDDGTVVVEAVSALRPGFVVLHADDGGRPGAPIGHEYVGRTPDLTYRTSVPVRVDDSVWRSWSGTRTVWAVLHTDVDGDETFDPETDASAARLSPAARTQITVRKSDSVTRVLGMRFEAQPVADGTLTVRRVDLSTPGHVAVSPVGRNSSIGSRSLAAGVHRNVTVALNESFVAERDRDFRVRVVAHRDGGDGVFDPSDPPITAGDRPVGTYLTVAAGNATDDGPLINTPTVTTAPEASATATQAGGPVADGDGTAGTAPTSTSPGGATGVGSGATDGTAGSGAGFGVALTALAVAVAVLVAAGRAGRASR; translated from the coding sequence ATGTCTGGAACCGCTTCGCGCCGGGTCGCCGTCGTCCTCGCGCTGGCGCTGGCACTCACGACGCCGCTGGCGGTCGCGACCGTCGGAGCCCACGGCGACCACGTCGCGGCCGACTCACAGGTGACCGACGACGGGACCGTCGTCGTCGAGGCGGTGTCGGCGCTGCGGCCCGGGTTCGTCGTCCTCCACGCTGACGACGGCGGGCGTCCCGGGGCCCCGATCGGACACGAGTACGTCGGCCGGACGCCGGACCTGACCTACCGGACGAGCGTGCCGGTCCGGGTCGACGACTCGGTCTGGCGGTCGTGGTCGGGCACCCGAACGGTCTGGGCGGTCTTGCACACCGACGTCGACGGCGACGAGACGTTCGACCCCGAGACCGACGCGTCGGCCGCGCGGCTCAGTCCGGCCGCGCGGACGCAGATCACGGTCCGAAAGAGCGATTCGGTGACCAGGGTCCTCGGCATGCGGTTCGAAGCCCAGCCGGTCGCCGACGGGACGCTCACGGTCCGCCGGGTCGACCTCTCGACGCCCGGCCACGTCGCGGTGTCCCCGGTCGGGCGGAACTCCAGCATCGGGTCCCGGTCGCTGGCCGCGGGCGTCCACCGAAACGTCACCGTCGCGCTGAACGAGTCGTTCGTCGCCGAGCGCGACCGCGACTTTCGGGTCCGCGTCGTCGCCCACCGCGACGGCGGCGACGGCGTCTTCGACCCGTCCGACCCGCCGATCACCGCCGGCGACCGACCGGTCGGGACGTATCTGACCGTCGCGGCCGGGAACGCCACGGACGACGGTCCCCTGATCAACACGCCGACCGTGACGACCGCTCCCGAAGCGTCGGCCACAGCCACACAGGCGGGTGGACCAGTCGCCGACGGCGACGGAACCGCCGGGACCGCTCCGACGAGCACGTCGCCCGGTGGAGCGACCGGTGTCGGCTCCGGCGCGACCGACGGCACCGCCGGGTCGGGCGCCGGCTTCGGCGTCGCGCTCACCGCGCTGGCGGTCGCCGTCGCCGTGCTGGTCGCCGCCGGACGGGCGGGTCGAGCGTCCCGCTGA
- a CDS encoding DUF7350 domain-containing protein yields MNRRRFLHSATGAAAVGLAGCLGDGGDATDTAGPATGSTPQPTRSPADDSTVTSTPDGPGGVYVQSFREAMVMPGTARAGDYRFALMVAVPHRFWTVNLDERSVTEIEEGDDVHLMATVWDPETQTVLPDSNLSVEITRDGDLVTQEVIYRMLSQRMGFHYGANFPLDGDGTYAARLSVGGVSARTTGAFEGRFDDGATAAVEFEWGKRLRERLTTEQLDQAGQRGALRPMEMGDVPQPRAPEPAALPGRVLGTGRSGDAKLVTTQVPAADAGRFTDGGPYLAVSARTPFNRLVLPAMALSASVARDGETGFEGPLEPTLDPELGHHYGAALPEPVQSGDEVTLRVGTPPQLARHEGYERAFLRMEPATITA; encoded by the coding sequence ATGAACCGACGGAGATTCCTCCACTCCGCGACGGGCGCCGCGGCGGTCGGCCTCGCCGGCTGTCTCGGCGACGGCGGCGACGCGACCGACACCGCTGGCCCCGCCACCGGATCGACACCCCAACCGACACGGTCCCCGGCCGACGATTCGACGGTCACGTCGACCCCGGACGGACCCGGCGGCGTCTACGTCCAGTCGTTCCGCGAGGCGATGGTGATGCCCGGGACGGCGAGGGCCGGCGACTACCGCTTCGCACTGATGGTCGCGGTCCCCCACCGCTTCTGGACCGTCAACCTCGACGAGCGCTCGGTCACCGAGATCGAGGAGGGCGACGACGTCCACCTGATGGCCACGGTCTGGGACCCCGAGACCCAGACGGTACTCCCGGACTCGAACCTCTCGGTCGAGATCACCCGCGACGGCGACCTGGTCACCCAGGAGGTCATCTACCGGATGCTCTCCCAGCGGATGGGCTTTCACTACGGCGCGAACTTCCCGCTCGACGGCGACGGGACGTACGCCGCGCGGCTCAGCGTCGGCGGCGTGAGCGCGCGCACGACCGGCGCCTTCGAGGGTCGCTTCGATGACGGTGCGACTGCGGCCGTCGAGTTCGAGTGGGGAAAACGGCTGCGCGAACGGCTCACGACCGAACAGCTGGATCAGGCGGGCCAGCGTGGCGCGCTCCGCCCGATGGAGATGGGCGACGTGCCCCAGCCCCGCGCGCCCGAACCGGCCGCCCTCCCCGGGCGCGTCCTCGGTACCGGCCGCAGCGGCGACGCCAAACTCGTCACCACACAGGTCCCCGCGGCCGACGCCGGCCGGTTCACCGACGGCGGACCGTACCTCGCCGTCTCCGCGCGGACGCCGTTCAATCGGCTGGTCCTCCCCGCGATGGCGCTGTCCGCCTCGGTGGCCCGCGACGGCGAGACCGGCTTCGAGGGGCCGCTCGAGCCCACGCTCGACCCCGAACTCGGCCACCACTACGGCGCGGCGCTGCCCGAACCCGTCCAGTCCGGTGACGAAGTGACCCTCAGAGTGGGGACGCCTCCGCAATTGGCCCGCCACGAGGGGTACGAGCGGGCGTTCCTCAGGATGGAACCGGCGACGATCACCGCCTGA
- a CDS encoding MFS transporter encodes MERRRTVVVSVIVSTFLVGLGGGVVFPILPNLGAVLGISPFLVGFILSANRFTRILANAPAGSIVDRVGTRTPFVVGLFVEGLATAGYVVALRASLPEAWFLLARILWGIGSALVFATAYTIAADVSDGEDRGTNMGVVRGGITLGFPAGLVMGGVVSDTYSVLAAFAVAAGFALLASAVAYRTIPETHVDEERPAVKPWEIDTALPTLTVGSVNFGLFFAYLGALFATLVLFVDAKDIAVWGYGPQGMSGLLMAVTVLSASVFTLTGGKISDELGARVPTLLAFLVVSFLGFLALSTAASLERLVVACVLIGTGQGGANGPLMALLADLTPSDRTGRAMATNNVLGDLGGGLGPMVSLPVVEAIGFAPVYAACALILLLAGGLLVVGIYSQTGTLNPRTATLSND; translated from the coding sequence ATGGAACGCCGTCGGACGGTCGTCGTGTCGGTCATCGTCAGCACGTTCCTCGTCGGACTCGGCGGCGGCGTCGTCTTCCCGATCCTGCCGAACCTCGGCGCCGTGCTCGGTATCTCGCCGTTCCTCGTCGGGTTCATCCTCAGCGCCAACCGCTTCACCCGCATCCTCGCCAACGCGCCGGCGGGCTCGATCGTCGACCGCGTCGGAACGCGGACGCCCTTCGTCGTCGGGCTGTTCGTCGAGGGGCTGGCGACGGCGGGCTACGTCGTCGCACTCCGGGCGTCGCTGCCCGAAGCGTGGTTCCTGCTGGCCCGCATTCTGTGGGGGATCGGCAGCGCGCTGGTGTTCGCCACCGCCTACACCATCGCCGCCGACGTGAGCGACGGTGAGGACCGGGGGACGAACATGGGCGTCGTCCGCGGCGGCATCACCCTGGGGTTTCCCGCCGGCCTGGTCATGGGCGGCGTCGTCAGTGACACCTACTCCGTGTTGGCTGCCTTCGCCGTCGCCGCCGGCTTCGCACTGCTGGCCAGCGCGGTCGCCTACCGCACCATCCCCGAGACCCACGTCGACGAGGAGCGTCCCGCGGTCAAACCCTGGGAGATCGACACCGCACTGCCCACGCTGACCGTCGGGTCCGTCAACTTCGGACTCTTCTTCGCCTACCTCGGCGCGCTGTTCGCCACGCTCGTCCTCTTCGTCGACGCGAAGGACATCGCGGTCTGGGGCTACGGCCCCCAGGGCATGTCCGGACTGCTCATGGCCGTGACAGTCCTCTCGGCGTCCGTGTTCACTCTCACCGGAGGGAAGATCAGCGACGAGCTGGGCGCCCGCGTGCCCACGCTGCTCGCGTTTCTCGTCGTCTCCTTTCTGGGCTTTCTCGCCCTCTCGACGGCCGCCAGCCTGGAGCGACTCGTCGTCGCCTGCGTCCTCATCGGCACCGGCCAGGGTGGCGCCAACGGCCCGCTGATGGCGCTGCTCGCCGACCTCACCCCCAGCGACCGTACGGGCCGCGCGATGGCAACCAACAACGTCCTCGGCGACCTGGGCGGCGGCCTCGGCCCGATGGTCTCGCTCCCCGTCGTCGAAGCGATCGGCTTCGCCCCCGTCTACGCCGCCTGTGCCCTGATACTACTCCTCGCCGGCGGGCTCCTCGTGGTCGGCATCTACTCCCAGACCGGGACCCTCAATCCCCGGACTGCGACCCTTTCCAACGACTAG
- a CDS encoding DUF7553 family protein, translating into MDRYFEHSRYYLERAVRTARTGVREEVASVGKRVRSLVGREREPEPGRFETVRSKFETVSARVRDETVAVVAETRESVVDYGSGEPRRSSDRGKQFLRAGLVYRRVSGLVI; encoded by the coding sequence ATGGATCGGTACTTCGAACACAGCCGGTACTACCTGGAGCGAGCGGTGCGGACGGCTCGAACGGGCGTTCGCGAAGAGGTAGCGTCGGTGGGGAAGCGGGTGCGATCGCTGGTCGGTCGTGAGCGTGAGCCCGAACCGGGGCGGTTCGAGACCGTTCGGTCGAAGTTTGAGACGGTATCGGCTCGGGTTCGAGACGAAACCGTGGCGGTCGTCGCCGAGACACGTGAGTCGGTCGTCGACTACGGGAGTGGCGAACCCCGTCGCAGTAGCGACCGCGGAAAGCAATTCTTAAGGGCGGGCCTGGTTTACCGTCGAGTGTCCGGGTTGGTGATCTAG
- a CDS encoding MBL fold metallo-hydrolase, which yields MFEQVPVPTPFQVGPVNAYLTDRTLVDPGPDSDEAWTRLTDALAQRDLAPEDVERLLITHPHPDHFGLAERFRERGATVVAHPDAASIMADFPGRLDAEQAFFRDFFERCGMAPSTADTVTELPGAFVHYAPSVTVDREVAAGDRVTVDGTELLVDDLVGHATGEVLFAFDGTAGREALVGDNVLVEITPNPFLQPPPDPESDRPRVLPAYNDSLADLREDGYDRLHPGHRDRIDDPSGRIDDILGEHHDRTERVAGLLDEPTTPVAVMNELFGDLPVTEQFPGMSEAVGHLDVLEAAGRAAARERDGELVYERTE from the coding sequence ATGTTCGAGCAGGTCCCGGTGCCGACGCCGTTCCAGGTCGGGCCGGTCAACGCCTACCTGACCGACCGGACGCTCGTCGACCCCGGTCCCGACAGCGACGAGGCCTGGACACGTCTCACGGACGCGCTGGCCCAGCGCGACCTGGCGCCCGAGGACGTCGAGCGATTGCTCATCACGCATCCCCATCCGGACCACTTCGGCCTCGCCGAACGCTTCCGCGAGCGCGGCGCGACGGTCGTCGCTCACCCCGACGCGGCGTCGATCATGGCGGACTTCCCCGGCCGACTCGACGCCGAACAGGCCTTTTTCCGCGACTTTTTCGAGCGCTGCGGCATGGCGCCCTCGACGGCCGACACCGTCACCGAACTCCCCGGCGCGTTCGTCCACTACGCGCCCAGCGTGACCGTCGACCGCGAGGTCGCCGCGGGCGACCGGGTCACCGTCGACGGCACCGAGTTGCTGGTCGACGACCTGGTGGGTCACGCCACCGGTGAGGTACTCTTCGCCTTCGACGGCACGGCGGGACGGGAGGCGCTGGTCGGCGACAACGTCCTCGTGGAGATCACGCCCAACCCGTTCCTCCAGCCGCCGCCGGATCCCGAGTCCGACCGCCCGCGAGTGCTCCCGGCGTACAACGACTCTCTCGCCGACCTGCGGGAAGACGGATACGACCGCCTCCATCCGGGCCACCGCGACCGTATCGACGACCCCAGCGGGCGGATCGACGACATCCTCGGCGAACACCACGACCGTACCGAGCGCGTCGCCGGCCTGCTGGACGAGCCGACGACGCCGGTCGCGGTCATGAACGAGCTGTTCGGCGACCTGCCCGTCACCGAGCAGTTCCCCGGGATGAGCGAGGCGGTCGGCCACCTCGACGTGCTCGAAGCGGCCGGTCGCGCGGCCGCTCGCGAGCGCGACGGCGAGCTCGTCTACGAGCGGACCGAGTGA
- a CDS encoding cob(I)yrinic acid a,c-diamide adenosyltransferase, with product MKIYTGRGDEGQTDLRDMSRVSKASPRIEAYGTVDEVNAMVGSVRPTGHDDVDELLREVQNHLHVTQADFANPDPDEDDPRVRETHVEAIEDSIDEFDAELDPLEHFVLPGGSEAGARLHRARAVCRRAERRAVAFAGAEAGVNETGLVYLNRLSDLLFTLARVVNHREGVPEEEPTY from the coding sequence ATGAAGATCTACACCGGCCGCGGCGACGAGGGACAGACCGACCTGCGGGACATGTCCCGCGTCTCGAAGGCCAGCCCGCGCATCGAGGCCTACGGGACCGTCGACGAGGTCAACGCGATGGTCGGATCGGTCCGCCCGACCGGCCACGACGACGTGGACGAGCTGTTGCGCGAGGTGCAGAACCACCTCCACGTCACCCAGGCCGACTTCGCCAACCCCGACCCCGACGAGGACGACCCGCGGGTCCGCGAGACCCACGTCGAGGCGATCGAGGACAGCATCGACGAGTTCGACGCGGAACTCGACCCGCTGGAGCACTTCGTCCTCCCCGGCGGCTCCGAGGCCGGCGCGCGACTCCACCGGGCCCGGGCCGTCTGCCGACGCGCCGAGCGCCGCGCCGTCGCGTTCGCCGGGGCCGAAGCGGGCGTCAACGAAACCGGCCTCGTCTACCTCAACCGGCTCTCGGACCTGCTGTTCACACTCGCCCGCGTCGTCAACCACCGCGAGGGCGTCCCGGAGGAGGAGCCGACGTACTGA
- a CDS encoding DUF7838 family putative zinc beta-ribbon protein, whose translation MSEVLTHECPVCESEQEFYQAASTNVHIGEKVKWHCWECDYGFVRIDHTVDTSETSA comes from the coding sequence ATGAGCGAAGTCCTCACCCACGAGTGTCCGGTCTGTGAGAGCGAGCAGGAGTTCTACCAGGCAGCCAGCACGAACGTCCACATCGGCGAGAAGGTCAAGTGGCACTGCTGGGAGTGTGACTACGGTTTCGTCCGCATCGACCACACCGTCGACACGAGCGAGACGTCGGCGTAG